From Scophthalmus maximus strain ysfricsl-2021 chromosome 14, ASM2237912v1, whole genome shotgun sequence, one genomic window encodes:
- the rab5b gene encoding ras-related protein Rab-5B has product MSSRGSGGRSNGTLPQTKICQFKLVLLGDMAVGKSSLVLRFVKGQFDEFQETTIGAAFLAQSVCLDDTTVKFEIWDTAGQERYHSLAPMYYRGAQAAIVVFDITKPDTFERAKAWVKELQRQASPNIVIALAGNKADLAEKRLVEYEEAQTYADDTGLLFMETSAKTAMNVNELFLAIAKKMPKTDTQNPTHAARHRGVNLQDPDAHSPRACCGGN; this is encoded by the exons ATGAGCTCCAGAGGGAGCGGTGGCCGCTCCAACGGCACGTTGCCGCAGACCAAGATCTGCCAGTTCAAGCTGGTGCTGCTGGGCGACATGGCCGTGGGCAAGTCCAGCCTGGTGCTGCGCTTCGTCAAGGGGCAGTTCGACGAGTTCCAGGAGACGACCATCGGAG CTGCCTTCCTGGCCCAGTCCGTGTGTTTGGACGACACCACGGTGAAGTTTGAGATCTGGGACACGGCGGGTCAGGAGCGGTACCACAGCCTGGCGCCCATGTACTACCGCGGAGCTCAGGCGGCCATCGTCGTCTTCGACATCACCAAGCCG gaCACGTTCGAGCGAGCCAAGGCCTGGGTGAAAGAGCTGCAGCGGCAGGCCAGTCCCAACATCGTCATCGCTCTGGCCGGGAACAAGGCCGACCTGGCGGAGAAGAGACTAGTAGAGTacgag gAAGCCCAGACGTACGCCGACGACACCGGCCTGCTCTTCATGGAAACCTCGGCCAAGACGGCCATGAACGTCAACGAGCTCTTCCTGGCGATCG CAAAAAAGATGCCAAAAACAGACACGCAGAATCCCACACATGCGGCGCGGCATCGCGGCGTCAACCTCCAGGACCCGGACGCCCACTCGCCCCGAGCCTGCTGCGGCGGGAACTAG
- the lcmt2 gene encoding LOW QUALITY PROTEIN: tRNA wybutosine-synthesizing protein 4 (The sequence of the model RefSeq protein was modified relative to this genomic sequence to represent the inferred CDS: inserted 1 base in 1 codon), whose protein sequence is MPTTNRQKKKKKKQQGSDTAVQGTNDSSVVSKVSAAAQGYFHDDFLQHFVCKASRRAPLINRGYYVRWRAVDHCVRTFLQVTEDCPNRQILSLGAGFDSLYFRLRADEALAXAVVFEVDFPDVARRKTSLISSNVSLRGMLDSQLPSAAGAVCVCSGQYRLLGLDVREESQVKEALDAAGFDWTSPTLILSEVVLTYMETRWSDVVVSWAAKLLPQSLFVMYEQIRPHDPFGRIMQDHFRKLNSALHAVRQHPDAAAQRRRFLDKGWDQCVCLDMNDFYLGLVPEEERGRVERLEPFDEYEEWHQKCSHYFILTASRGSLMARALLTRPAVSPVPSVSPSWRPVALRVRPVPVSVEGLGMASASVGPGRVLLTGGCSRGGRGAESRVVVGGPGGWRSVSVDPSADLGVRLYHTVTSAGGGVVVYGGRSSPLRPVTDLLKVTLAPVGAPAPLDSEGKLCVEQMVCTGDSPPPRWRHTATIVRHKGKDFLFVFGGKNQSDAALGDGHFLCLDRQHWTEMPVEGAAPAAVHSHSACSYQGGAVVFGGLDGRAVPLGDTVVLRPTDGGFSWDRLEVQPPPAPRYSHCARVMGEKLVVVGGVWLHSEGVPGVVVIDLNTRSSVEFSLDTGSVSWPLMLHSFCCEQTDSEEPELLLVGGGGNCFSFGTHFNPQPVAVDLRPALG, encoded by the exons ATGCCGACGAcgaacagacagaagaagaagaagaagaagcagcaggggAGCGACACGGCG GTGCAGGGAACCAACGACAGCAGCGTGGTGAGCAAGGTGTCGGCGGCGGCGCAAGGATACTTCCACGACGACTTCCTGCAGCACTTTGTGTGCAAAGCGTCCCGGAGGGCGCCGCTCATCAACAG GGGCTACTACGTGCGCTGGCGAGCGGTGGATCACTGCGTGAGGACGTTTTTACAGGTGACTGAGGACTGCCCCAACAGGCAG ATTTTGTCGCTGGGCGCAGGTTTCGACTCGTTGTATTTCCGCCTGCGTGCGGACGAAGCCCTGG GGGCGGTCGTGTTCGAGGTGGATTTCCCCGATGTCGCCCGGCGTAAGACGTCGCTCATCTCCTCTAATGTCTCGCTGAGGGGGATGTTAGACTCGCAGCTACCTTCTGCCGCAg gagctgtgtgtgtgtgcagcggtCAGTACCGTCTGTTGGGGCTGGACGTCCGGGAGGAGTCTCAGGTGAAGGAGGCTCTGGATGCAGCCGGATTCGACTGGACTTCCCCGACTCTGATTCTCTCTGAGGTGGTTCTCACCTACATGGAGACACGATG GTCGGATGTCGTCGTCAGTTGGGCGGCGAAGCTCCTTCCTCAATCGCTCTTCGTCATGTACGAGCAGATCCGTCCACACGATCCCTTCGGTCGCATCATGCAGGATCATTTCCGGAAACTGAACTCTGCTCTGCACGCCGTGCGACAACACCCAGACGCTGCCGCGCAGAGACGCCGCTTCCTGGACAAG GGCtgggatcagtgtgtgtgtctggatatGAATGACTTCTACCTGGGACTGGTCCCTGAGGAGGAGCGTGGCCGAGTGGAGAGACTAGAGCCTTTTGATGAATATGAG GAGTGGCACCAAAAATGTTCCCACTACTTCATCCTCACTGCGTCTCGAGGATCTCTGATGGCTCGGGCTTTACTCACACGTCCTGCAG tatCTCCGGTGCCGTCCGTGAGCCCGTCTTGGAGGCCCGTGGCCCTGAGAGTGAGGCCGGTCCCAGTGAGTGTGGAGGGTCTGGGGATGGCGTCCGCCTCAGTGGGTCCAGGACGGGTCCTGCTGACGGGCGGCTGCAGCAGAGGGGGCCGGGGGGCGGAGAGCAGGGTCGTCGTCGGAGGCCCGGGAGGCTGGAGGTCCGTCAGCGTCGACCCGTCGGCAGATCTGG GTGTACGACTCTACCACACGGTCACGTccgcaggaggaggagtcgtGGTGTACGGCGGTCGCTCGTCTCCTCTCCGCCCGGTCACGGACCTTCTGAAGGTGACCCTGGCCCCTGTCGGGGCCCCTGCTCCTCTGGACTCTGAGGGGAAGCTGTGTGTGGAGCAGATGGTCTGTACGGGCGATTCACCGCCACCAAGATGGAGGCACACGGCTACAATCGTCAGGCACAAAg gaaAAGACTTCCTGTTCGTGTTTGGTGGAAAGAACCAATCAGATGCGGCTCTGGGTGACGGACACTTCCTGTGTCTGGATCGGCAGCACTGGACTGAG ATGCCAGTAGAGGGTGCAGCACCGGCGGCCGTCCACTCCCACTCGGCCTGCTCGTACCAGGGAGGCGCGGTGGTGTTCGGGGGCCTGGACGGACGGGCGGTGCCTCTGGGGGACACGGTCGTACTGAGGCCCACCGACGGAGGCTTCTCCTGGGACAGACTGGAGGTGCAGCCGCCCCCTGCTCCCAG ATACTCTCATTGTGCCCGTGTGATGGGAGAgaagctggtggtggtgggcggaGTCTGGCTGCATTCGGAGGGCGTACCTGGCGTCGTCGTGATCGACCTCAACACACGGAGCAGCGTGGAGTTCAGTCTGGACACG GGCTCGGTGTCGTGGCCTCTGATGCTTCACTCGTTCTGCTGCGAGCAGACGGACTCGGAGGAaccggagctgctgctggtcgGCGGAGGAGGAAACTGCTTCTCCTTCGGGACTCACTTCAACCCTCAGCCCGTCGCCGTGGACCTCAGGCCGGCGCTGGGGTGA
- the crygs2 gene encoding crystallin, gamma S2 isoform X2, protein MEAEGVSIWPRMEPFLLGALQVAPSSKLSLHYLRKMATYVRTRDGCFPGLGWPMWRHIACGKLQLPEDLAWLYFETFDLLVGHTAEERLEWAEYLSQCSSKSELDQQRSKLSVDTLQFLLFLYIQQLNRVSLRTSLIGEEWPSHRTRSPSPSDREAKTSSQNKNWDDQAHLSFVQSHLGEILELLVEPGQLSQSGQALRDCQISLEAVRSLGLLLEGSLGRARAVQPVHRLLTKGLLQTQAGYSALSHSFPLHQLLSCLQQNLILNPFGITACLRSGKKLAWAQQVEGAMKRAKIARNTHTAPPGSKMVLMSQVFKQTLAKTSDKLNGANIKIHRCSDAFIYLLSPLRSVSLDKCRDSLVVLGPVETSVHVHSCHNVRVVCVAGRVAVSASSRCTIHALTPTRPLLLPGNTDLTLGPFHTFYPSLEDHMASAGLAVVPSAWDGPLLLGAEGLVNPSLNMTSNPDAACYRLLPPAEFHLLVVPFQTEGDTCEVPGGLPAPYQAALDERRRRIENWQKTVMESRLNKEQKRQFQELVEVKFHEWLQETGNRQELDSLIPPTVASFQDANGPATTLRVDEAKHIVFYEDKNFQGRRYECDSDCSNFHAYLSRCNSIRVESGAWVVYERPNYVGYQYVLTRGEYPEHQRWMGLDDRLSSCKMIHFTSGTTYKMQLYDKADFGGQAFEATEDCPLLLEKFRWREVNSCKVFDGWWVFYENPNYRGRQYFLEKGEYRKPGDWGGASPMVQSFRRFTE, encoded by the exons atggaggcagagggtgtgaGCATATGGCCGCGCATGGAGCCCTTCCTCCTGGGCGCCCTGCAG GTGGCCCCCTCCTCCAAGCTCAGCCTGCACTATCTGCGAAAGATGGCGACCTACGTGCGAACGCGGGATGGCTGCTTCCCCGGTCTGGGCTGGCCCATGTGGCGGCACATCGCCTGCGGGAAGCTGCAGCTCCCCGAGGACCTGGCGTGGCTCTACTTCGAGACCTTCGACCTCCTCGTTGGCCACACGGCGGAGGAGAGGCTGGAGTGGGCCGAGTATCTCTCGCAGTGCTCCTCCAAGAGCGAGCTGGACCAACAAAGGAGCAAG TTGTCTGTGGACACGCTGCagttcctgctcttcctctacATCCAGCAGCTGAACCGAGTGTCCCTGCGAACCTCCCTGATCGGCGAGGAGTGGCCCAGTCACCGCACTCGCTCCCCGTCGCCGTCGGACAGAGAGGCCAAGACCAGCTCCCAGAACAAG AACTGGGACGATCAGGCCCACCTGTCGTTTGTGCAGAGCCACCTCGGGGAGAttctggagctgctggtggagccGGGACAGCTGTCGCAGTCCGGACAGGCCCTGAGAGACTGTCAG ATCTCCCTGGAGGCCGTGCGTAGCCTGGGCCTGCTCCTCGAGGGCTCGCTCGGCCGCGCCAGAGCGGTTCAGCCTGTCCACCGGCTGCTGACCAAAGGTTTGCTGCAGACACAAGCTGGCTACTCGGCGCTCAGCCACAGCTTCCCGCTGCATCAGCTGCTGTCCTGCCTCCAGCAGAACCTCATACTCAACCCCTTCGGCATTACGGCCTGTCTGCGCTCCGGCAAGAAACTTGCCTGGGCCCAGCAAG TGGAAGGGGCCATGAAAAGAGCCAAAATAGCCAGGAACACCCACACGGCGCCGCCGGGCAGCAAGATGGTGCTGATGTCCCAGGTGTTCAAACAGACTCTGGCTAAAACCTCAGACAAGCTGAACGGCGCCAACATCAAAATCCACCGATGCTCTGACGCCTTCATCTACCTTCTGTCACCTCTCAG ATCCGTCAGCCTGGACAAATGCCGCGACAGCTTAGTGGTTCTGGGTCCGGTGGAGACCAGCGTCCACGTTCACAGCTGCCATAACGTGCGCGTGGTGTGTGTGGCCGGCAGGGTCGCTGTCAGCGCCTCCTCCCGCTGCACCATCCACGCCTTGACGCCCACCCGCCCCCTGCTCCTACCCGGAAACACGGACCTCACACTGGGACCCTTCCACACCTTCTACCCCTCCCTGGAGGACCACATGGCCAGTGCTGGGCTCGCCGTGGTTCCCAGCGCCTGGGACGGGCCCCTGCTCCTGGGGGCCGAGGGCCTCGTCAACCCCTCACTCAACATGACGTCAAACCCGGACGCCGCCTGCTACCGCCTGCTGCCCCCGGCCGAGTTCCACCTGCTGGTCGTTCCGTTCCAAACGGAGGGCGACACGTGTGAAGTGCCTGGCGGATTACCAGCTCCGTACCAGGCAGCGCTGGATGAAAGGCGGAGGAGGATCGAGAACTGGCAGAAAACTGTGATGGAGTCTCGGCTGAACAA GGAGCAGAAGCGTCAATTCCAGGAGTTGGTGGAAGTAAAGTTCCACGAGTGGCTCCAGGAGACGGGGAACCGGCAGGAGCTCGACAGCCTCATCCCGCCCACTGTCGCCTCCTTCCAGGACGCCAACGGGCCGGCGACCACGCTGCGGGTCGACGAGGCCAAACAC ATCGTCTTCTACGAGGACAAGAACTTCCAGGGCCGCCGCTATGAGTGCGACAGTGACTGCTCCAACTTCCACGCCTACCTGAGCCGCTGCAACTCCATCCGGGTGGAGAGCGGCGCCTGGGTGGTGTACGAGCGGCCCAACTACGTGGGCTACCAGTACGTCCTGACCCGGGGCGAGTACCCGGAGCACCAGCGCTGGATGGGACTCGACGACCGCCTCAGCTCCTGCAAGATGATCCACTTT accAGCGGGACCACGTACAAGATGCAGCTCTATGATAAGGCCGACTTCGGGGGCCAGGCCTTCGAGGCCACCGAGGACTGCCCCTTGCTGCTGGAGAAGTTCCGCTGGAGGGAGGTCAACTCCTGCAAGGTGTTCGACGGCTGGTGGGTCTTCTACGAGAACCCCAACTACCGCGGTCGCCAGTACTTCCTGGAGAAGGGGGAGTACCGCAAGCCCGGCGACTGGGGCGGCGCCAGTCCCATGGTCCAGTCGTTCAGACGCTTCACCGAGTGA
- the crygs2 gene encoding crystallin, gamma S2 isoform X1, with protein MEAEGVSIWPRMEPFLLGALQVAPSSKLSLHYLRKMATYVRTRDGCFPGLGWPMWRHIACGKLQLPEDLAWLYFETFDLLVGHTAEERLEWAEYLSQCSSKSELDQQRSKLSVDTLQFLLFLYIQQLNRVSLRTSLIGEEWPSHRTRSPSPSDREAKTSSQNKNWDDQAHLSFVQSHLGEILELLVEPGQLSQSGQALRDCQISLEAVRSLGLLLEGSLGRARAVQPVHRLLTKGLLQTQAGYSALSHSFPLHQLLSCLQQNLILNPFGITACLRSGKKLAWAQQVEGAMKRAKIARNTHTAPPGSKMVLMSQVFKQTLAKTSDKLNGANIKIHRCSDAFIYLLSPLRSVSLDKCRDSLVVLGPVETSVHVHSCHNVRVVCVAGRVAVSASSRCTIHALTPTRPLLLPGNTDLTLGPFHTFYPSLEDHMASAGLAVVPSAWDGPLLLGAEGLVNPSLNMTSNPDAACYRLLPPAEFHLLVVPFQTEGDTCEVPGGLPAPYQAALDERRRRIENWQKTVMESRLNKEQKRQFQELVEVKFHEWLQETGNRQELDSLIPPTVASFQDANGPATTLRVDEAKHGEYKSGAARGHSATSRPQGQQPPPSPPLTITEIVFYEDKNFQGRRYECDSDCSNFHAYLSRCNSIRVESGAWVVYERPNYVGYQYVLTRGEYPEHQRWMGLDDRLSSCKMIHFTSGTTYKMQLYDKADFGGQAFEATEDCPLLLEKFRWREVNSCKVFDGWWVFYENPNYRGRQYFLEKGEYRKPGDWGGASPMVQSFRRFTE; from the exons atggaggcagagggtgtgaGCATATGGCCGCGCATGGAGCCCTTCCTCCTGGGCGCCCTGCAG GTGGCCCCCTCCTCCAAGCTCAGCCTGCACTATCTGCGAAAGATGGCGACCTACGTGCGAACGCGGGATGGCTGCTTCCCCGGTCTGGGCTGGCCCATGTGGCGGCACATCGCCTGCGGGAAGCTGCAGCTCCCCGAGGACCTGGCGTGGCTCTACTTCGAGACCTTCGACCTCCTCGTTGGCCACACGGCGGAGGAGAGGCTGGAGTGGGCCGAGTATCTCTCGCAGTGCTCCTCCAAGAGCGAGCTGGACCAACAAAGGAGCAAG TTGTCTGTGGACACGCTGCagttcctgctcttcctctacATCCAGCAGCTGAACCGAGTGTCCCTGCGAACCTCCCTGATCGGCGAGGAGTGGCCCAGTCACCGCACTCGCTCCCCGTCGCCGTCGGACAGAGAGGCCAAGACCAGCTCCCAGAACAAG AACTGGGACGATCAGGCCCACCTGTCGTTTGTGCAGAGCCACCTCGGGGAGAttctggagctgctggtggagccGGGACAGCTGTCGCAGTCCGGACAGGCCCTGAGAGACTGTCAG ATCTCCCTGGAGGCCGTGCGTAGCCTGGGCCTGCTCCTCGAGGGCTCGCTCGGCCGCGCCAGAGCGGTTCAGCCTGTCCACCGGCTGCTGACCAAAGGTTTGCTGCAGACACAAGCTGGCTACTCGGCGCTCAGCCACAGCTTCCCGCTGCATCAGCTGCTGTCCTGCCTCCAGCAGAACCTCATACTCAACCCCTTCGGCATTACGGCCTGTCTGCGCTCCGGCAAGAAACTTGCCTGGGCCCAGCAAG TGGAAGGGGCCATGAAAAGAGCCAAAATAGCCAGGAACACCCACACGGCGCCGCCGGGCAGCAAGATGGTGCTGATGTCCCAGGTGTTCAAACAGACTCTGGCTAAAACCTCAGACAAGCTGAACGGCGCCAACATCAAAATCCACCGATGCTCTGACGCCTTCATCTACCTTCTGTCACCTCTCAG ATCCGTCAGCCTGGACAAATGCCGCGACAGCTTAGTGGTTCTGGGTCCGGTGGAGACCAGCGTCCACGTTCACAGCTGCCATAACGTGCGCGTGGTGTGTGTGGCCGGCAGGGTCGCTGTCAGCGCCTCCTCCCGCTGCACCATCCACGCCTTGACGCCCACCCGCCCCCTGCTCCTACCCGGAAACACGGACCTCACACTGGGACCCTTCCACACCTTCTACCCCTCCCTGGAGGACCACATGGCCAGTGCTGGGCTCGCCGTGGTTCCCAGCGCCTGGGACGGGCCCCTGCTCCTGGGGGCCGAGGGCCTCGTCAACCCCTCACTCAACATGACGTCAAACCCGGACGCCGCCTGCTACCGCCTGCTGCCCCCGGCCGAGTTCCACCTGCTGGTCGTTCCGTTCCAAACGGAGGGCGACACGTGTGAAGTGCCTGGCGGATTACCAGCTCCGTACCAGGCAGCGCTGGATGAAAGGCGGAGGAGGATCGAGAACTGGCAGAAAACTGTGATGGAGTCTCGGCTGAACAA GGAGCAGAAGCGTCAATTCCAGGAGTTGGTGGAAGTAAAGTTCCACGAGTGGCTCCAGGAGACGGGGAACCGGCAGGAGCTCGACAGCCTCATCCCGCCCACTGTCGCCTCCTTCCAGGACGCCAACGGGCCGGCGACCACGCTGCGGGTCGACGAGGCCAAACAC GGGGAATATAAAAGTGGAGCGGCGAGGGGGCACAGTGCAACATCGAGACCGCAGGGGCAACAACCTCCTCCATCGCCACCGCTCACCATCACCGAG ATCGTCTTCTACGAGGACAAGAACTTCCAGGGCCGCCGCTATGAGTGCGACAGTGACTGCTCCAACTTCCACGCCTACCTGAGCCGCTGCAACTCCATCCGGGTGGAGAGCGGCGCCTGGGTGGTGTACGAGCGGCCCAACTACGTGGGCTACCAGTACGTCCTGACCCGGGGCGAGTACCCGGAGCACCAGCGCTGGATGGGACTCGACGACCGCCTCAGCTCCTGCAAGATGATCCACTTT accAGCGGGACCACGTACAAGATGCAGCTCTATGATAAGGCCGACTTCGGGGGCCAGGCCTTCGAGGCCACCGAGGACTGCCCCTTGCTGCTGGAGAAGTTCCGCTGGAGGGAGGTCAACTCCTGCAAGGTGTTCGACGGCTGGTGGGTCTTCTACGAGAACCCCAACTACCGCGGTCGCCAGTACTTCCTGGAGAAGGGGGAGTACCGCAAGCCCGGCGACTGGGGCGGCGCCAGTCCCATGGTCCAGTCGTTCAGACGCTTCACCGAGTGA
- the crygs2 gene encoding crystallin, gamma S2 isoform X4, with the protein MGRIVFYEDKNFQGRRYECDSDCSNFHAYLSRCNSIRVESGAWVVYERPNYVGYQYVLTRGEYPEHQRWMGLDDRLSSCKMIHFTSGTTYKMQLYDKADFGGQAFEATEDCPLLLEKFRWREVNSCKVFDGWWVFYENPNYRGRQYFLEKGEYRKPGDWGGASPMVQSFRRFTE; encoded by the exons ATGGGCAGG ATCGTCTTCTACGAGGACAAGAACTTCCAGGGCCGCCGCTATGAGTGCGACAGTGACTGCTCCAACTTCCACGCCTACCTGAGCCGCTGCAACTCCATCCGGGTGGAGAGCGGCGCCTGGGTGGTGTACGAGCGGCCCAACTACGTGGGCTACCAGTACGTCCTGACCCGGGGCGAGTACCCGGAGCACCAGCGCTGGATGGGACTCGACGACCGCCTCAGCTCCTGCAAGATGATCCACTTT accAGCGGGACCACGTACAAGATGCAGCTCTATGATAAGGCCGACTTCGGGGGCCAGGCCTTCGAGGCCACCGAGGACTGCCCCTTGCTGCTGGAGAAGTTCCGCTGGAGGGAGGTCAACTCCTGCAAGGTGTTCGACGGCTGGTGGGTCTTCTACGAGAACCCCAACTACCGCGGTCGCCAGTACTTCCTGGAGAAGGGGGAGTACCGCAAGCCCGGCGACTGGGGCGGCGCCAGTCCCATGGTCCAGTCGTTCAGACGCTTCACCGAGTGA
- the crygs2 gene encoding crystallin, gamma S2 isoform X3: MEAEGVSIWPRMEPFLLGALQVAPSSKLSLHYLRKMATYVRTRDGCFPGLGWPMWRHIACGKLQLPEDLAWLYFETFDLLVGHTAEERLEWAEYLSQCSSKSELDQQRSKLSVDTLQFLLFLYIQQLNRVSLRTSLIGEEWPSHRTRSPSPSDREAKTSSQNKNWDDQAHLSFVQSHLGEILELLVEPGQLSQSGQALRDCQISLEAVRSLGLLLEGSLGRARAVQPVHRLLTKGLLQTQAGYSALSHSFPLHQLLSCLQQNLILNPFGITACLRSGKKLAWAQQVEGAMKRAKIARNTHTAPPGSKMVLMSQVFKQTLAKTSDKLNGANIKIHRCSDAFIYLLSPLRSVSLDKCRDSLVVLGPVETSVHVHSCHNVRVVCVAGRVAVSASSRCTIHALTPTRPLLLPGNTDLTLGPFHTFYPSLEDHMASAGLAVVPSAWDGPLLLGAEGLVNPSLNMTSNPDAACYRLLPPAEFHLLVVPFQTEGDTCEVPGGLPAPYQAALDERRRRIENWQKTVMESRLNKEQKRQFQELVEVKFHEWLQETGNRQELDSLIPPTVASFQDANGPATTLRVDEAKHGEYKSGAARGHSATSRPQGQQPPPSPPLTITEVNRTLHHTHHGQDRLLRGQELPGPPL; the protein is encoded by the exons atggaggcagagggtgtgaGCATATGGCCGCGCATGGAGCCCTTCCTCCTGGGCGCCCTGCAG GTGGCCCCCTCCTCCAAGCTCAGCCTGCACTATCTGCGAAAGATGGCGACCTACGTGCGAACGCGGGATGGCTGCTTCCCCGGTCTGGGCTGGCCCATGTGGCGGCACATCGCCTGCGGGAAGCTGCAGCTCCCCGAGGACCTGGCGTGGCTCTACTTCGAGACCTTCGACCTCCTCGTTGGCCACACGGCGGAGGAGAGGCTGGAGTGGGCCGAGTATCTCTCGCAGTGCTCCTCCAAGAGCGAGCTGGACCAACAAAGGAGCAAG TTGTCTGTGGACACGCTGCagttcctgctcttcctctacATCCAGCAGCTGAACCGAGTGTCCCTGCGAACCTCCCTGATCGGCGAGGAGTGGCCCAGTCACCGCACTCGCTCCCCGTCGCCGTCGGACAGAGAGGCCAAGACCAGCTCCCAGAACAAG AACTGGGACGATCAGGCCCACCTGTCGTTTGTGCAGAGCCACCTCGGGGAGAttctggagctgctggtggagccGGGACAGCTGTCGCAGTCCGGACAGGCCCTGAGAGACTGTCAG ATCTCCCTGGAGGCCGTGCGTAGCCTGGGCCTGCTCCTCGAGGGCTCGCTCGGCCGCGCCAGAGCGGTTCAGCCTGTCCACCGGCTGCTGACCAAAGGTTTGCTGCAGACACAAGCTGGCTACTCGGCGCTCAGCCACAGCTTCCCGCTGCATCAGCTGCTGTCCTGCCTCCAGCAGAACCTCATACTCAACCCCTTCGGCATTACGGCCTGTCTGCGCTCCGGCAAGAAACTTGCCTGGGCCCAGCAAG TGGAAGGGGCCATGAAAAGAGCCAAAATAGCCAGGAACACCCACACGGCGCCGCCGGGCAGCAAGATGGTGCTGATGTCCCAGGTGTTCAAACAGACTCTGGCTAAAACCTCAGACAAGCTGAACGGCGCCAACATCAAAATCCACCGATGCTCTGACGCCTTCATCTACCTTCTGTCACCTCTCAG ATCCGTCAGCCTGGACAAATGCCGCGACAGCTTAGTGGTTCTGGGTCCGGTGGAGACCAGCGTCCACGTTCACAGCTGCCATAACGTGCGCGTGGTGTGTGTGGCCGGCAGGGTCGCTGTCAGCGCCTCCTCCCGCTGCACCATCCACGCCTTGACGCCCACCCGCCCCCTGCTCCTACCCGGAAACACGGACCTCACACTGGGACCCTTCCACACCTTCTACCCCTCCCTGGAGGACCACATGGCCAGTGCTGGGCTCGCCGTGGTTCCCAGCGCCTGGGACGGGCCCCTGCTCCTGGGGGCCGAGGGCCTCGTCAACCCCTCACTCAACATGACGTCAAACCCGGACGCCGCCTGCTACCGCCTGCTGCCCCCGGCCGAGTTCCACCTGCTGGTCGTTCCGTTCCAAACGGAGGGCGACACGTGTGAAGTGCCTGGCGGATTACCAGCTCCGTACCAGGCAGCGCTGGATGAAAGGCGGAGGAGGATCGAGAACTGGCAGAAAACTGTGATGGAGTCTCGGCTGAACAA GGAGCAGAAGCGTCAATTCCAGGAGTTGGTGGAAGTAAAGTTCCACGAGTGGCTCCAGGAGACGGGGAACCGGCAGGAGCTCGACAGCCTCATCCCGCCCACTGTCGCCTCCTTCCAGGACGCCAACGGGCCGGCGACCACGCTGCGGGTCGACGAGGCCAAACAC GGGGAATATAAAAGTGGAGCGGCGAGGGGGCACAGTGCAACATCGAGACCGCAGGGGCAACAACCTCCTCCATCGCCACCGCTCACCATCACCGAGGTCAATCGCACGCTGCATCACACCCACCATGGGCAGG ATCGTCTTCTACGAGGACAAGAACTTCCAGGGCCGCCGCTATGA